A single genomic interval of Longimicrobiaceae bacterium harbors:
- the moaD gene encoding molybdopterin converting factor subunit 1 yields the protein MMTVRALFFASYRDFAGQDELEVEVPPGVSVRELVRLLRARGGGWARLPEAPVVAVNMEYVDLSTRLSAGDEVAFIPPVSGG from the coding sequence ATGATGACCGTCCGCGCGCTCTTCTTCGCTTCGTATCGGGACTTCGCCGGTCAGGACGAGCTCGAAGTCGAAGTGCCGCCCGGCGTCAGCGTTCGAGAGCTGGTGCGTCTGCTGCGAGCGCGAGGCGGTGGGTGGGCGCGGCTTCCCGAGGCTCCCGTCGTTGCGGTCAACATGGAATACGTGGACCTTTCCACCCGCCTCAGCGCGGGGGACGAGGTCGCTTTCATCCCGCCCGTGAGCGGAGGGTGA
- a CDS encoding molybdenum cofactor biosynthesis protein MoaE, whose translation MPAITCSITDQPIDAAAILNSAISPSDGAALLFLGVVRNHNEGREVGHLEYSAFREMAERVLAEIAREAAERWETGDITVVHRIGRLDLGEASVAIAVASPHRDAAYQASRYIIEELKRRAPIWKKEGYLEGESAWLSGHSPAPRELAHE comes from the coding sequence GTGCCCGCGATCACCTGCAGCATCACCGACCAGCCGATCGACGCGGCAGCTATTCTGAACTCGGCGATCTCGCCGAGCGATGGTGCCGCGCTGCTCTTCCTCGGCGTCGTGCGCAATCACAATGAAGGCCGCGAGGTGGGGCACCTCGAGTACTCCGCTTTTCGGGAGATGGCGGAGCGCGTTCTCGCCGAGATCGCGCGCGAGGCCGCGGAGCGCTGGGAGACGGGCGACATCACCGTAGTGCACCGCATCGGCCGGCTGGACCTGGGGGAGGCGAGCGTGGCCATCGCGGTGGCCTCGCCCCACCGGGATGCCGCCTATCAGGCCTCGCGCTACATCATCGAGGAGCTGAAGCGGCGCGCTCCTATCTGGAAGAAGGAAGGGTACCTGGAAGGAGAGTCGGCGTGGCTCTCGGGCCACTCGCCCGCGCCCCGGGAGCTCGCGCATGAGTAG